The following proteins are encoded in a genomic region of Primulina huaijiensis isolate GDHJ02 chromosome 3, ASM1229523v2, whole genome shotgun sequence:
- the LOC140973024 gene encoding uncharacterized protein, producing the protein MQVAYLCMILCVQVFTAQASRELDSLLQGYAFEALVRPRTGVVYDATVPSNFSGIGVAALRLRSGSLRRKGVERYKEFHIPVGVIEQPYVERLVLVYHNLANWSGLYYPLPAYNFLTPVLGLLAYDATDLSAKNLSELDFRAYGDPISIGFSNVRSGLNGSSPKCVFFGLDGSVGFDNVVNGNTCLTRNQGHFSIVVESLATPPAPAPAGGGSGGKRRKKKVWIIVGSVVGGLLALVLLVVLFFCVRKCKRIKEIRRMEKASDTGVNLSMTTVGTTKAPVASETRTRPTLETEFVP; encoded by the coding sequence ATGCAAGTTGCATATCTGTGCATGATCCTCTGTGTTCAAGTGTTCACTGCTCAGGCGAGTAGAGAGCTTGATTCTCTGCTTCAAGGATATGCTTTCGAGGCTTTAGTCAGGCCAAGAACTGGTGTTGTTTATGATGCAACAGTGCCCTCCAACTTCTCCGGCATTGGAGTGGCGGCTCTGCGGCTGAGGAGCGGCAGCCTGCGGCGGAAAGGAGTGGAAAGGTACAAAGAGTTTCATATTCCAGTCGGTGTCATTGAGCAGCCTTATGTCGAGAGGCTTGTGTTAGTGTACCATAATCTGGCAAATTGGTCAGGTTTATACTATCCTTTGCCTGCTTACAACTTTCTAACCCCGGTTTTAGGACTTTTAGCTTATGATGCCACTGATTTATCTGCCAAAAATTTATCCGAACTTGATTTTCGGGCTTATGGCGATCCGATTTCAATCGGGTTTTCGAATGTGCGATCTGGGTTGAATGGATCTTCACCAAAATGTGTGTTTTTTGGTTTAGACGGGTCGGTTGGATTCGACAATGTGGTGAATGGAAATACTTGTCTGACTAGAAACCAGGGCCACTTTTCCATTGTAGTGGAGTCACTAGCTACTCCTCCGGCACCTGCGCCTGCAGGAGGCGGCAGTGGTGGAAAGAGGAGGAAGAAAAAAGTGTGGATAATTGTCGGTTCTGTGGTTGGAGGATTACTAGCATTAGTTTTATTGGTTGTGCTATTCTTTTGTGTGAGGAAATGTAAGCGTATAAAGGAGATTCGCCGAATGGAGAAGGCGTCCGACACGGGTGTAAATTTGTCGATGACGACGGTGGGGACGACGAAAGCGCCGGTGGCGTCCGAGACACGGACTAGGCCAACGCTGGAGACGGAATTTGTGCCTTGA